The Haloplanus salinarum genome includes a region encoding these proteins:
- a CDS encoding AbrB/MazE/SpoVT family DNA-binding domain-containing protein: protein MGSENVDSESKVSGNQANIPARIRRELDIDDGDTLRWHVEDDGTLRVRVVQQRSGTFSDFDGYDGEQETAVTTDHDAWGVDTE, encoded by the coding sequence GTGGGCAGTGAGAACGTCGACTCCGAGAGCAAAGTGTCGGGGAACCAGGCGAACATCCCCGCTCGCATCCGCCGGGAACTCGACATCGACGACGGCGACACGCTCCGCTGGCACGTCGAGGACGACGGCACGCTCCGCGTCCGGGTCGTTCAGCAGCGAAGCGGTACGTTCAGCGACTTCGACGGCTACGACGGTGAGCAGGAGACCGCAGTCACGACCGACCACGATGCGTGGGGCGTCGACACGGAATAG
- a CDS encoding type II toxin-antitoxin system VapC family toxin, producing MPRALVDTTVLFAAAYRRDEAHDGALAILTGIDTADLPEAVILDYVLAETLNGLTNHAGHAAAVDFLDRIEENARCHIDTLTADEFATAKALFRRHEGFSFVDAAIVAYMQAEGLGYLYAFDDDFDAAADVYRLDTATDPYQPE from the coding sequence ATGCCGCGAGCACTCGTCGATACGACGGTCCTCTTCGCCGCTGCGTACCGTCGTGACGAGGCACACGACGGGGCCCTCGCCATCCTCACGGGCATCGATACCGCCGACCTTCCGGAGGCAGTGATCCTCGACTACGTGCTCGCAGAGACGCTGAACGGACTGACGAACCACGCCGGACACGCGGCCGCCGTCGACTTTCTCGACCGAATAGAGGAGAACGCGCGCTGCCACATCGACACCCTGACCGCGGACGAGTTCGCGACGGCGAAAGCGCTCTTCCGGCGGCACGAGGGGTTCTCGTTCGTCGACGCCGCTATCGTGGCGTATATGCAAGCGGAGGGGCTCGGCTACCTCTACGCGTTCGACGACGACTTCGACGCCGCCGCGGACGTCTACCGCCTCGACACGGCGACCGATCCCTATCAGCCGGAGTGA
- a CDS encoding nitrilase-related carbon-nitrogen hydrolase, giving the protein MSKIPKYNAVGLSPTVWGVEERSDIERNLEHVHEALSAATWLSGLELPVRLAVLPEGALQGFTDEVFDMDHATYREEIAIDIPGPETETLGEYAKEFETFIVASAKEKAPEYDGKFYNTAFVIDPDGDVIHTHRKVTPLLPVERSVSPHDVWDDWTDHHGDDLDDLFPVVDTEIGRIGISLAIEGAYPEYVRGLAMNGAEVICRIACPEPLVANDSWEIQNRARALDNTCYVVAPNLGTYYVTPDADTPVDTFGGGSMIVDHRGQILAEHAYGAGSSYCAAPIDVEGLREHRTSSPLTNWIKDLRTELIQPIYDREIYPKNLWLDRQPVDHDTYAEEVTERQIEKMVEADVFVPPYHEREDEG; this is encoded by the coding sequence ATGTCGAAGATCCCGAAATACAACGCCGTCGGCCTCTCCCCGACCGTGTGGGGGGTCGAGGAACGCAGTGACATCGAGCGGAACCTGGAGCACGTGCACGAGGCCCTCTCGGCGGCCACGTGGCTCAGCGGCCTCGAGCTCCCCGTCCGGCTCGCCGTCCTCCCCGAGGGCGCGCTCCAGGGGTTCACCGACGAAGTGTTCGACATGGACCACGCGACCTACCGGGAGGAGATCGCGATCGACATCCCGGGCCCCGAAACCGAGACCCTCGGCGAGTACGCCAAGGAGTTCGAGACCTTCATCGTCGCCTCGGCCAAGGAGAAGGCCCCCGAGTACGACGGGAAATTCTACAACACGGCCTTCGTGATCGACCCCGACGGCGACGTGATCCACACCCACCGGAAGGTGACGCCCCTGCTCCCCGTCGAGCGATCGGTCTCCCCCCACGACGTGTGGGACGACTGGACCGACCACCACGGCGACGACCTGGACGACCTCTTTCCCGTCGTCGACACCGAGATCGGTCGCATCGGCATCTCGCTGGCCATCGAGGGCGCCTACCCCGAGTACGTCCGCGGCCTCGCGATGAACGGCGCCGAGGTGATCTGCCGGATCGCCTGCCCCGAACCCCTCGTGGCGAACGACAGCTGGGAGATCCAGAACCGCGCCCGCGCTCTCGACAACACCTGCTACGTCGTCGCCCCCAACCTGGGGACGTACTACGTCACCCCGGACGCCGACACGCCGGTCGACACCTTCGGCGGCGGATCGATGATCGTCGACCACCGCGGGCAGATCCTCGCCGAACACGCCTACGGCGCCGGGTCCTCGTACTGCGCCGCCCCGATCGACGTGGAAGGGCTCCGCGAACACCGCACGTCCTCGCCGCTGACCAACTGGATCAAGGACCTGCGGACCGAGCTGATCCAGCCCATCTACGACCGCGAGATCTACCCGAAGAACCTGTGGCTGGACCGCCAACCCGTCGATCACGACACCTACGCCGAGGAGGTGACCGAGCGACAGATCGAGAAGATGGTCGAGGCGGACGTGTTCGTGCCGCCGTATCACGAGCGCGAGGACGAGGGGTGA
- the hemC gene encoding hydroxymethylbilane synthase: protein MNTGGTIRLATRGSDLARRQTANVRDRLDGRRRSVETVEVSTRGDEIRDELIHRLGKTGAFVRALDERVLDGDVDAAVHSMKDMPTESPPELVVAGVPERAPAGDVLVTPDGSDLDDLPAGAVVGTSSLRRGAQLRRERPDLDVEPLRGNVDTRVEKLLAPTLQREHQRRLDAEDEDEGEHPDAFDRSAEAWFDDLAELERRALERAVDREYDAIVLAEAGLERSGLLGTVGTVRLPKPQFVPAPGQGAIAVTALAEGEATATIHDRVDDPVTRVETTVERTVLAELGGGCIAPIGVHAVVQGEYVHVAVQVLSLDGEEAIERTADLPITDHAAAAASLAAELREAGAADLIDRAREEAEE, encoded by the coding sequence ATGAATACAGGCGGGACAATCCGGCTGGCGACACGCGGATCCGACCTCGCCCGCCGACAGACGGCGAACGTTCGCGACCGCCTCGACGGGCGACGCCGCAGCGTCGAGACGGTGGAGGTGTCGACCCGCGGCGACGAGATCAGGGACGAACTCATCCATCGCCTCGGGAAGACGGGGGCGTTCGTCCGCGCGCTCGACGAGCGGGTGCTCGACGGGGACGTCGACGCCGCGGTCCACTCGATGAAGGACATGCCCACGGAGTCGCCGCCGGAACTCGTGGTCGCCGGCGTGCCGGAGCGTGCCCCCGCGGGCGACGTGCTGGTGACGCCCGACGGGAGCGACCTCGACGACCTCCCGGCGGGCGCTGTCGTCGGCACTTCGTCGCTCCGGCGGGGCGCGCAACTGCGCCGCGAGCGGCCGGACCTCGACGTGGAACCGCTCCGGGGCAACGTCGACACCCGGGTGGAGAAACTGCTCGCGCCGACCCTCCAGCGCGAACACCAGCGGCGGCTGGACGCCGAGGACGAGGACGAGGGGGAGCATCCGGACGCGTTCGATCGCTCCGCCGAGGCGTGGTTCGACGACCTCGCGGAACTGGAGCGGCGGGCGCTGGAACGGGCGGTCGATCGGGAGTACGACGCGATCGTCCTCGCGGAGGCGGGGCTGGAGCGAAGCGGGCTGCTGGGAACCGTCGGGACGGTCCGGCTGCCGAAACCGCAGTTCGTCCCCGCGCCGGGCCAGGGTGCCATCGCGGTGACGGCGCTGGCTGAGGGCGAGGCGACGGCGACGATCCACGACCGGGTCGACGACCCGGTAACCCGCGTCGAGACGACCGTCGAGCGGACGGTCCTCGCGGAACTCGGCGGCGGCTGTATCGCCCCGATCGGCGTCCACGCGGTCGTCCAGGGGGAGTACGTTCACGTGGCGGTGCAGGTGCTTTCCCTCGATGGCGAGGAGGCGATCGAGCGGACCGCCGACCTGCCGATCACGGACCACGCGGCGGCGGCGGCGTCGCTGGCCGCCGAGTTGCGCGAGGCGGGGGCGGCCGATCTGATCGACCGCGCCCGCGAGGAGGCAGAGGAGTGA
- a CDS encoding uroporphyrinogen-III synthase, whose product MTGEEPSGRPRVAVFRPDDDRLAAARSLLADLGAEAVPDPMLAVEPTGERPREADYVVFTSKTGAELAADADWEPGAATVVAIGPKTADALEAAGYAVDLVPDAFSSTGLVDLLAPRVGAATVEVARSDHGSPVLLDGLRDAGAAVHETVLYRLVRPEGAGESATLAADGALDAACFTSSLTVEHFLDAAAERGIRADAVGGLNAAVVGVIGEPTRETAEGEGIAVDVVPAEATFEALARETVARLDSR is encoded by the coding sequence GTGACCGGGGAGGAACCGAGCGGGCGGCCGCGCGTGGCGGTCTTCCGCCCGGACGACGACCGACTGGCCGCGGCCCGGTCGCTCCTCGCGGACCTCGGCGCCGAGGCGGTCCCCGACCCGATGCTCGCGGTCGAACCGACCGGCGAGCGGCCGCGGGAGGCCGACTACGTCGTGTTCACGAGCAAGACCGGCGCCGAACTCGCCGCGGACGCGGACTGGGAACCGGGGGCGGCGACGGTCGTCGCCATCGGGCCGAAGACCGCGGACGCGCTGGAGGCGGCGGGCTACGCGGTCGACCTGGTGCCAGACGCGTTCTCCTCGACCGGGCTGGTCGACCTACTCGCTCCCCGGGTCGGGGCGGCGACGGTGGAGGTGGCCCGGAGCGACCACGGCAGTCCCGTCCTGCTCGACGGCCTGCGCGACGCGGGCGCCGCGGTCCACGAGACGGTGCTCTACCGGCTGGTCCGCCCCGAGGGGGCGGGCGAGTCGGCGACCCTCGCCGCGGACGGCGCCCTCGACGCCGCCTGCTTCACCTCGTCGCTGACGGTCGAACACTTCCTCGACGCCGCCGCCGAGCGCGGGATCCGTGCGGACGCGGTCGGTGGCCTGAACGCCGCCGTCGTCGGCGTCATCGGGGAGCCCACGCGGGAGACCGCCGAGGGCGAGGGGATCGCGGTCGACGTGGTGCCCGCCGAGGCGACCTTCGAGGCGCTGGCCCGCGAGACGGTCGCCCGCCTCGACTCACGCTGA